A single genomic interval of Alteromonas sp. BL110 harbors:
- the serC gene encoding 3-phosphoserine/phosphohydroxythreonine transaminase: MKEVFNFSAGPAMLPKEVMEKAQSEFTNWRDLGCSVMEISHRGKDFIEIAAKAEQDLRDLLSVPSNYHVLFTHGGGRGQFAAVPLNLSSADDTSLHLVSGSWSKGAVSEANKYNNAVVVGEVTEKDGLHYIAKPALSDIDQSAAYYHFCPNETVDGIAYDWLPESGKVPLVSDMSSTILSQPLDVAKHGVIYAGAQKNIGPSGLSVVIVREDLVGKARKETPSIFDYALAAKSDSMYNTPPTFSWYLAGLVFEWLKDMGGVDAMAKRNAEKAALLYSAIDSSDFYSSKVHPDNRSKMNVPFHLANPDLDKLFLEQSQDAGLLALKGHRSVGGMRASIYNAMPAEGIVALVEFMREFERVNG; encoded by the coding sequence ATGAAAGAGGTTTTTAACTTTAGTGCTGGGCCGGCCATGCTTCCTAAAGAAGTGATGGAAAAGGCACAATCAGAATTTACAAATTGGCGCGATTTAGGCTGTTCTGTAATGGAAATTAGCCATCGTGGTAAGGACTTCATTGAGATAGCCGCAAAAGCAGAGCAGGATTTGCGTGACTTGCTATCTGTACCATCTAACTACCATGTGCTTTTCACACACGGTGGTGGACGTGGTCAATTTGCTGCTGTTCCCCTTAATTTGTCATCCGCTGACGATACCAGCCTTCACTTAGTGAGTGGTTCTTGGTCGAAAGGCGCGGTGAGTGAAGCGAACAAATACAATAATGCGGTAGTAGTGGGTGAGGTCACCGAAAAGGACGGGCTTCACTATATTGCCAAGCCTGCTCTGAGCGACATCGATCAGTCTGCGGCCTATTATCACTTCTGTCCAAATGAAACGGTAGACGGCATCGCTTATGACTGGCTACCAGAATCTGGCAAGGTGCCGCTGGTTTCTGATATGTCATCAACGATATTATCGCAGCCGCTAGATGTGGCAAAACACGGTGTAATATACGCAGGCGCACAAAAGAACATCGGTCCAAGTGGTTTGTCTGTGGTTATTGTTCGCGAAGACCTTGTTGGCAAAGCGCGCAAAGAAACGCCATCAATTTTTGATTATGCCTTAGCTGCAAAGTCTGACTCTATGTACAACACGCCGCCAACTTTCTCATGGTATTTAGCGGGGCTTGTATTTGAATGGCTTAAAGATATGGGCGGTGTAGACGCAATGGCTAAACGCAATGCTGAAAAGGCGGCGTTATTGTATTCAGCCATCGACAGTTCTGACTTTTACTCAAGTAAAGTTCACCCTGATAACCGTTCAAAAATGAACGTGCCGTTTCATTTGGCTAATCCTGATTTAGATAAGCTATTCCTTGAGCAATCGCAAGATGCGGGTTTGCTTGCATTGAAAGGACACCGTTCGGTAGGGGGCATGCGTGCAAGTATTTATAATGCAATGCCAGCCGAAGGCATTGTTGCGCTAGTTGAATTTATGCGCGAATTTGAAAGAGTGAATGGATAA
- the nrdA gene encoding class 1a ribonucleoside-diphosphate reductase subunit alpha, whose product MNNNLFVTKRNGEKESIDLEKIHKVVTWAAKGLNNVSVSQVEIKAQIQFYDGINTSEIHETLIKSAADLISTDAPDYQYLAARLAIFHLRKKAYGQFEPPALLEHVGKMVDLGKYDKHLLEDYTPEEFAEMETYIDHWRDMNFSYAAVKQLEGKYLVQNRVTGEIYESAQFLYILVAACLFANYDKATRMDYIRRFYDAASTFKLSLPTPIMAGVRTPTRQFSSCVLIETGDSLDSINATASAIVKYVSQRAGIGVNAGRIRALGSPIRGGEAFHTGCIPFYKYFQTAVKSCSQGGVRGGAATLFYPIWHMEVESLLVLKNNRGVEENRVRHLDYGVQFNKLMYQRMMKDGYISLFSPSDVPGLYDAFFADQDKFEELYVKYENDDSIRKKQIKAMELFSLFMQERASTGRIYLQNVDHCNTHSPFNPEVAPVRQSNLCLEIALPTKPLQHVNDENGEIALCTLSAFNLGAIESVDEFEELADLAVRALDNLLDYQDYPVPAAYNATMGRRTLGVGVINFAYYLAKNGVKYSDHSANGLVHRTFEAMQYYLLKASNNLAKEKGACPKFNETTYSQGIMPIDSYKKDLDSVCNEPLHYDWDALREEIKTHGLRNSTLSALMPSETSSQISNATNGIEPPRGFISIKSSKDGVLKQVVPEYETLRDKYELLWDIPSNDGYLQLVGIMQKFIDQTISANTNYDPSRYEGNKVPMKLLLKDLLTTYKLGVKTLYYHNTRDGASDTSALDAKANEPMPRQEEVVVEEDDDCAGGACKI is encoded by the coding sequence ATGAACAACAACTTATTCGTCACCAAACGAAACGGTGAAAAAGAGTCCATCGACTTAGAAAAAATCCACAAAGTCGTTACATGGGCAGCCAAGGGATTAAACAACGTTTCTGTTTCACAAGTTGAAATAAAAGCGCAAATTCAGTTCTATGACGGCATTAATACCAGCGAGATCCACGAAACACTGATTAAGTCAGCGGCTGACCTGATCTCTACTGATGCGCCAGACTACCAGTACTTGGCTGCGCGTTTGGCTATTTTCCATCTTCGTAAAAAAGCGTACGGGCAATTTGAGCCGCCAGCGTTGCTTGAACACGTTGGAAAAATGGTAGATTTGGGTAAGTACGACAAACATTTACTTGAAGACTACACGCCTGAAGAATTCGCAGAGATGGAAACGTATATCGACCATTGGCGCGATATGAACTTCAGTTATGCTGCGGTTAAGCAACTTGAAGGTAAGTATTTAGTTCAAAACCGCGTTACTGGCGAAATTTATGAAAGTGCCCAGTTCCTTTATATTTTAGTAGCGGCTTGCCTTTTCGCGAACTACGACAAAGCGACGCGCATGGATTACATCCGTCGTTTCTACGATGCTGCATCAACGTTTAAGCTGTCGCTACCTACCCCAATTATGGCCGGTGTACGAACGCCAACGCGTCAGTTCAGCTCATGCGTACTTATTGAAACAGGCGACAGCCTAGATTCAATCAACGCCACGGCTAGTGCAATCGTGAAATATGTAAGCCAGCGCGCGGGCATTGGTGTGAATGCGGGGCGCATTCGTGCACTTGGCAGCCCTATTCGCGGTGGTGAAGCGTTCCACACAGGCTGTATTCCGTTTTACAAATACTTCCAAACTGCAGTGAAAAGCTGTTCACAAGGTGGCGTTCGTGGTGGTGCGGCTACGTTGTTCTACCCTATCTGGCATATGGAAGTTGAATCTCTGCTAGTGCTTAAGAATAACCGCGGTGTAGAAGAAAACCGTGTACGTCACTTAGACTACGGCGTTCAGTTCAACAAGCTAATGTACCAGCGCATGATGAAAGATGGCTACATTTCATTGTTTAGCCCATCTGACGTTCCTGGTCTTTATGATGCGTTCTTCGCTGACCAAGACAAATTCGAAGAACTGTACGTTAAATATGAAAACGACGACAGTATCCGCAAGAAGCAAATTAAGGCAATGGAACTGTTTAGCTTGTTCATGCAAGAGCGTGCAAGCACAGGTCGTATTTACCTTCAAAACGTTGACCACTGTAATACGCACAGCCCGTTCAACCCAGAAGTTGCGCCAGTTCGTCAGAGCAACCTGTGCCTTGAAATTGCGCTACCAACTAAGCCGCTTCAGCACGTTAATGATGAAAACGGTGAAATTGCCCTTTGTACGCTGTCTGCATTTAACTTAGGTGCGATTGAGTCAGTTGATGAGTTTGAAGAGCTTGCCGACCTTGCGGTACGTGCGCTTGATAATCTACTTGATTATCAAGACTACCCTGTTCCTGCTGCGTACAATGCAACTATGGGCCGTCGTACTCTGGGTGTTGGTGTTATCAACTTTGCTTACTACCTTGCTAAGAACGGTGTTAAATATTCAGATCACAGCGCGAACGGTTTGGTTCACCGCACGTTTGAAGCAATGCAGTACTATCTACTTAAAGCGTCGAACAACCTAGCTAAAGAGAAAGGTGCGTGTCCTAAGTTTAATGAAACTACTTACTCGCAAGGCATCATGCCAATTGATAGCTACAAAAAAGACCTTGATAGCGTGTGTAATGAACCCCTTCATTACGATTGGGATGCACTTCGCGAAGAAATCAAGACTCACGGTCTGCGTAACTCTACACTATCTGCATTAATGCCTTCAGAGACATCTTCGCAGATCTCTAATGCGACCAACGGTATTGAGCCACCACGTGGGTTCATCAGCATTAAGTCGAGTAAAGACGGTGTACTTAAGCAAGTTGTACCTGAGTACGAAACATTAAGAGATAAATACGAGTTACTTTGGGATATCCCTTCTAACGATGGCTACCTTCAACTTGTTGGTATCATGCAGAAGTTTATCGACCAAACTATCTCTGCAAATACCAATTACGATCCAAGCCGTTATGAAGGTAATAAGGTACCAATGAAGCTTCTGCTTAAAGACCTTCTTACTACGTATAAGCTTGGTGTTAAGACACTTTATTATCATAACACTCGTGACGGTGCCTCAGACACCTCAGCGCTAGACGCTAAAGCAAACGAGCCTATGCCACGTCAAGAAGAAGTTGTGGTAGAGGAAGACGATGATTGTGCAGGCGGTGCGTGTAAAATCTAG
- the ubiG gene encoding bifunctional 2-polyprenyl-6-hydroxyphenol methylase/3-demethylubiquinol 3-O-methyltransferase UbiG — protein sequence MTNVDQQEINKFSELASRWWDPEGEFKPLHLINPLRLDFINQHSEGLFDKEVVDIGCGGGILAESMARAGAIVTGLDMAEASLEVAKLHGLESGIKVDYVCSTAEAFAQTNAGKFDVVTCMEMLEHVPDPASVVMACAKLVKPGGHVFFSTLNRNLKSYLMGILGAEYILKLVPKGTHDHGKFIKPSELMAMTDQAGLLPRDMTGLHMDPISQGFYLSSNNVDVNYLLYTVAQS from the coding sequence ATGACGAACGTCGATCAACAAGAAATCAACAAATTCTCTGAACTTGCTTCTCGCTGGTGGGATCCAGAAGGCGAATTCAAGCCATTACACCTTATTAACCCACTCCGTCTGGACTTTATTAACCAACACAGCGAAGGTTTATTTGACAAAGAAGTCGTGGACATCGGTTGTGGTGGCGGCATTCTGGCAGAATCTATGGCCCGTGCTGGAGCAATAGTTACGGGTTTAGATATGGCAGAAGCGTCGTTAGAAGTGGCCAAGCTTCACGGTTTAGAGTCTGGTATTAAAGTTGACTACGTCTGCTCTACGGCTGAAGCATTTGCACAGACGAACGCAGGCAAGTTTGATGTAGTAACCTGTATGGAAATGTTAGAGCATGTGCCCGACCCAGCATCTGTTGTTATGGCCTGCGCTAAGTTGGTTAAACCTGGCGGCCATGTTTTCTTTTCCACACTTAACAGAAACTTGAAGTCATATCTGATGGGGATCCTGGGCGCGGAATACATTCTTAAATTGGTACCAAAGGGCACCCACGATCACGGTAAGTTTATAAAGCCTTCGGAACTTATGGCGATGACAGATCAAGCAGGTTTGCTTCCGCGCGACATGACGGGTCTGCACATGGACCCAATTTCGCAAGGCTTTTATCTTTCGTCTAATAACGTAGACGTAAACTACTTACTATATACAGTAGCGCAAAGTTAA
- the nrdB gene encoding class Ia ribonucleoside-diphosphate reductase subunit beta has translation MKYTTFNQQSTNPLIEPMFFGNPVNVARYDQQKHAIFEKLIEKQISFFWRPEEVDVSRDRVDFQKLTDPEKHIFISNLKYQTLLDSVQGRSPNIAFLPIISLPELETWVETWSFFETIHSRSYTHILRNLFSDPSEIFEDIVVNDEIKRRAADISKYYDDLIFATQLWQTQGEGVHTVNGVAHTINMYELKKKLYLCMNSVNALEAIRFYVSFACTFAFAERKLMEGNSKIIRLIARDENLHLSSTQHILNLWAKGKDDPEMAQIAEECKEEARAIFMNAVEQEKQWADYLFQNGSMIGLNKEILCQYVEYIANQRMSAIGLDTPFEISSNPLPWMNNYLNSDNVQVAPQESEISSYLVGQIDSAVSEDDFADFEL, from the coding sequence ATGAAATACACTACGTTTAATCAGCAAAGTACTAATCCATTGATCGAGCCGATGTTTTTCGGTAATCCCGTTAACGTTGCACGCTACGATCAGCAAAAGCATGCCATCTTCGAAAAGCTTATTGAGAAACAAATAAGCTTCTTTTGGCGCCCTGAAGAAGTTGACGTTTCACGCGACCGTGTCGATTTTCAAAAATTAACCGACCCAGAAAAGCACATCTTCATATCAAACCTAAAATACCAGACCCTTTTGGACTCGGTACAAGGTCGTAGCCCGAATATTGCTTTCTTGCCTATTATCTCGCTACCAGAGTTAGAAACATGGGTTGAGACATGGTCTTTCTTTGAGACTATCCACTCGCGTTCATATACCCATATTTTGCGCAATTTGTTCTCAGACCCGAGTGAAATATTCGAAGATATCGTTGTAAATGACGAGATTAAGCGTCGTGCTGCTGATATCTCGAAGTATTATGATGATCTCATTTTCGCCACTCAGCTTTGGCAAACACAGGGGGAAGGTGTTCATACTGTTAATGGTGTCGCACACACGATTAATATGTACGAGCTTAAAAAGAAACTCTACCTATGTATGAACTCGGTAAATGCACTTGAAGCAATCCGTTTCTACGTTTCTTTTGCTTGTACGTTCGCCTTCGCTGAGCGTAAATTGATGGAAGGTAACTCGAAAATCATTCGACTAATTGCGCGTGATGAGAACCTTCACTTATCTTCAACCCAACACATTCTAAACTTATGGGCCAAGGGTAAAGATGACCCTGAAATGGCACAAATAGCAGAAGAGTGTAAAGAAGAAGCCCGCGCTATCTTCATGAATGCAGTAGAGCAAGAAAAGCAATGGGCTGACTATCTGTTCCAAAACGGTTCGATGATTGGCCTTAACAAAGAAATTCTTTGCCAATATGTTGAGTACATTGCGAATCAGCGTATGTCGGCAATTGGCTTAGACACACCGTTTGAGATTAGCAGTAACCCACTTCCTTGGATGAATAACTATCTGAATTCAGACAATGTACAAGTGGCACCTCAAGAGTCTGAAATCAGCTCTTACCTAGTTGGTCAGATTGACTCTGCAGTAAGCGAAGACGACTTTGCTGATTTCGAGCTGTAA
- the gyrA gene encoding DNA topoisomerase (ATP-hydrolyzing) subunit A yields the protein MSDNAKEILPVNIEEELKNSYLDYAMSVIVGRALPDVRDGLKPVHRRVLFAMNELKNDFNKPYKKSARVVGDVIGKYHPHGDSAVYDTIVRMAQPFSLRYMLVDGQGNFGSVDGDSAAAMRYTEVRMAKIAHELLADLDKETVDFVPNYDGTEFIPEVLPTKVPNLLVNGSSGIAVGMATNIPPHNLTEVINGCIALIQDPSITIDDLMTHIPGPDFPTAAMISGRKGIEDAYRTGRGKIYLRAKAEIETDNNGKETIVVNEIPYQVNKARLIEKIAELVKEKRIEGVSALRDESDKDGMRIVVEVKRNESAEVLLNHLYANTQLQTVFGINMVALDNGQPKVFNLKETLEAFILHRREVVTRRTVFELRKARDRAHILEGLAIALANIDPIIELIKASQSPADAKKSLVAQGWDLGDVSQMLERAGDDAARPDWLMPEFGIRDGKYYLTEQQAQAILDLRLHKLTGLEHEKILEEYKQLLELIAELLHILNSPARLMEVIQEELEKVRDEFGDERRTEITAASHDIDIEDLIEQEDVVVTLSREGYVKYQKLTDYEAQRRGGRGKSATKMKDEDFIEKLLVANTHDHILCFSTRGRLYWLKVYQLPFASRNARGRPIVNILPLEDNERITAILPIKEFEEGKFVLMATANGTVKKTDLSLYSRPRSSGIIAVNLNEGDELIGVDITHGDDDIMLFSDAGKVVRFNEKLRDSETGEVKRDPETGEELLALRPMGRTATGVRGIRLQDGQKVVSLIVPKGNGPVLTATENGFGKRTPLEDYPAKSRATQGVVSIKVSERNGKVVGAVQVDETNEIMLISDQGTLVRTRVGEVSVVGRNTQGVRLIRTVEGEHVVGLQRIEEVAELQELDEDGNPIILEDAPEQAETAVQEQENTAEDGDSSTTEE from the coding sequence ATGTCTGATAACGCTAAAGAAATCCTCCCCGTTAATATTGAGGAAGAGTTAAAGAACTCCTACCTTGATTACGCGATGAGCGTTATTGTCGGGCGAGCCTTGCCTGATGTAAGAGATGGCTTGAAGCCAGTGCACCGTCGTGTGCTGTTCGCAATGAACGAACTGAAAAACGACTTTAACAAGCCATATAAAAAATCTGCCCGTGTGGTAGGTGACGTAATTGGTAAATATCACCCTCACGGTGACTCTGCGGTTTACGACACTATCGTTCGTATGGCCCAACCGTTTTCACTTCGCTACATGTTGGTTGACGGTCAAGGTAACTTTGGTTCTGTAGACGGTGACTCTGCCGCTGCGATGCGTTATACCGAAGTTCGCATGGCGAAAATTGCGCACGAATTACTAGCCGATTTAGATAAAGAAACCGTCGATTTTGTACCTAACTACGACGGTACTGAATTTATTCCTGAAGTATTGCCAACTAAGGTTCCCAACCTTCTAGTGAATGGTTCGTCAGGTATCGCAGTTGGTATGGCGACTAACATTCCGCCGCACAATTTGACTGAAGTGATAAATGGCTGTATTGCCTTAATTCAAGATCCATCAATTACCATTGATGATCTGATGACCCATATTCCAGGCCCTGATTTCCCAACTGCAGCGATGATTAGCGGTCGTAAAGGTATTGAAGATGCGTACCGCACTGGTCGCGGAAAAATTTACCTTCGTGCTAAAGCGGAAATCGAAACTGACAACAACGGCAAAGAAACCATTGTTGTTAACGAAATTCCTTACCAAGTTAACAAAGCACGTCTTATCGAAAAGATTGCTGAATTGGTAAAAGAAAAGCGTATTGAAGGCGTTTCAGCATTGCGTGATGAGTCTGACAAAGACGGCATGCGCATTGTTGTTGAAGTTAAACGCAACGAGTCAGCTGAAGTTCTGCTTAACCACTTATATGCCAATACCCAGCTTCAAACGGTATTCGGTATTAATATGGTTGCGCTAGACAACGGTCAGCCTAAGGTATTTAACCTTAAAGAGACGCTTGAAGCCTTTATTCTTCACCGCCGTGAAGTAGTAACACGCCGTACTGTATTTGAATTACGCAAAGCTCGCGATCGTGCGCACATCCTTGAAGGCTTAGCAATTGCACTTGCTAATATCGACCCAATCATTGAGTTGATAAAAGCGTCTCAAAGCCCTGCAGATGCGAAAAAGTCGCTTGTTGCACAAGGTTGGGACTTAGGTGACGTTTCGCAGATGCTTGAACGCGCAGGCGATGACGCAGCGCGTCCAGATTGGTTAATGCCTGAGTTTGGTATCCGCGACGGCAAGTACTACCTGACTGAACAGCAAGCCCAGGCGATTCTTGACCTACGTTTACACAAGCTAACAGGTCTTGAGCACGAGAAGATCCTTGAAGAATACAAGCAACTTCTAGAGCTAATCGCAGAACTTCTTCACATCCTTAATAGCCCAGCGCGCTTGATGGAAGTGATTCAAGAAGAGCTAGAAAAAGTACGTGATGAGTTTGGCGACGAACGTCGTACTGAAATTACTGCTGCAAGTCACGATATTGATATTGAAGACCTAATCGAACAGGAAGATGTTGTAGTAACACTTTCACGCGAAGGTTATGTTAAGTATCAGAAGCTAACTGATTACGAAGCACAACGTCGTGGCGGTCGTGGTAAATCTGCAACCAAGATGAAAGATGAAGACTTCATCGAAAAACTTCTTGTGGCTAATACGCATGATCACATACTGTGCTTCTCAACCCGTGGTCGCTTATACTGGTTGAAAGTATATCAATTGCCGTTTGCTAGCCGCAATGCGCGCGGACGCCCAATTGTAAACATATTACCGCTAGAAGATAATGAACGTATTACCGCCATTCTTCCAATTAAAGAATTCGAAGAAGGTAAGTTTGTATTGATGGCTACGGCAAACGGTACAGTTAAAAAGACTGACCTAAGCCTATACTCTCGCCCACGTTCAAGCGGTATTATCGCAGTTAACTTGAATGAAGGTGATGAACTAATTGGCGTTGATATCACCCACGGTGATGACGACATTATGTTATTCTCTGATGCTGGTAAAGTGGTGCGCTTTAACGAAAAGCTTCGCGACAGCGAAACCGGTGAAGTTAAACGCGACCCTGAGACAGGGGAAGAGTTATTAGCACTTCGTCCTATGGGAAGAACAGCAACAGGGGTTCGCGGTATTCGTCTTCAAGATGGACAAAAAGTGGTATCGCTTATTGTTCCAAAAGGTAACGGGCCAGTCCTGACAGCAACAGAAAATGGTTTTGGTAAGCGTACACCGCTAGAAGATTACCCAGCGAAGAGCCGCGCGACACAAGGTGTTGTGTCTATCAAGGTATCTGAACGTAACGGTAAAGTAGTTGGCGCTGTACAGGTAGACGAAACCAATGAAATTATGCTTATTAGTGACCAAGGTACACTGGTTCGTACTCGTGTAGGTGAAGTGTCAGTAGTAGGCCGTAACACACAGGGCGTTCGCTTAATACGTACAGTAGAAGGCGAGCACGTTGTAGGGTTACAACGTATTGAAGAAGTGGCAGAGTTACAAGAACTCGATGAGGACGGTAACCCAATCATTTTAGAAGATGCGCCAGAACAAGCAGAAACTGCTGTTCAAGAGCAAGAAAACACCGCAGAAGACGGTGATAGCTCAACGACAGAAGAGTAG